The sequence below is a genomic window from Colletotrichum destructivum chromosome 4, complete sequence.
TTGAGAAAGATCTTTGAAGAAAAATAAGAGTTCCTAGGTGTTTTATAGCAGCATCGGGAACGTTCACGGGACGTTTTCGGGGACTTTCCATGACGGGCGCCTATCTATACCCGCATGGGTCCGGAAGTAAGCGAAGCATGCTTGGAACACGCCCGTGAGATCAAGAGATGGTGAGGGGAAGCTTGCCAAGTATGTGTTGTTCCTCTTTGGTTGTAATCAACCTGCTAGGGCTTATCTGTCCGCTGCTGTGGCGGCTAAATCGGGCGTACAGGGGGACTTTTGCGGTGGCTTGGACGAGAGGCATTCCAGGTTGGCCGTGTCTCACTTACTGGAGTAGTTTGATATTTTGACTGGCTTCGTAGAAGGAGAGGCTGGGAGGTAGGTATCTCAACATCGGTGTGCCGGCTTCAACTCTGGGCTCTGGCACCACGTCGACGTATATCACAACTCAACTAGacaactctctctctctttctctatAGAACCGCTATAGGACTCCAACGCCCTTTCAACACTCTTCTCAACCCTCCTCGACTCCGTCTCAACTCCCCTCAACTCCCCTCAACTCCGTCTCACAGGTGCGCAACCGCGTGCGTCTCGGCGTGCGAGTTGGCCGCGCCGACCCAGGCGTTCCAGTTGTTCATCCCCCCGTGCGAGCACTCGGTCGTGATCGGCCGGCCCTGCAcctggacggcgacgtcgccccCGCGGTGGACCGTGACCACGACCTCGCCCGTCCGGCCGTCGAACGGCACGCTGCCGTGATacacgccgacgccgccccggggcacgccgtcgtcgtcccaggcGCCCTCGCGCGCGTCCCCGCCGACGCTGACCGTCACCTGCGCCGGCCCCGCGAGCAGCGCCGAGTAGACGATCTTGTCCTCCATGATCTCGGCCGGGTGGAAGAGCTCCTGGCCGTGGCTGCTCGTGTTGCCCGTCGTgccgcccgcgtcgccggcgtcgcccggGTGCAGGCGGTACCACGTCACGAGGCCCTCCCTCgtcacggcggcggtgccgtaCTTGTACAGGTCGATGAGgaacggcagcagcagacgcCAGCCGTCGTGCGGCATGTCGCGGACGTAGTTGAAGGGCGCCTTGCCGTACTCGAACGCGCCGAACTGCTTCTCGTGGAGGGGGCCGATGTAGTGAGACTCTCCAAAGTCGTTCCACGTGAGCTGGAGCTTGTTGTCAGTAAACAGACGGGATGGAAATTGATGCCGAGAAGACATTCTGCTTGTATAAAGGACAGCaaaaggcaaaaaaaaaaaagaaaaaaaaaaaaccaggGTCTCACTCACAATCTGCACGTATTCCGGCCGCATGGCCAGGATCTCGTTCCACCGGTCGTTCCACAGGTCGTCGCCCTTCCACGCCCAGTTCTTGTTCCACGTCGGCAGGTTCGTGTAGAACCACGGCGACACGGCCACCATGTACGGCCGGTGCGGGCCCAGGAAGTGCCGGTACGACGCGTCGAGCCCCTCGTCCAGCTTGCGGGTGTTGCCGTGCGGccacgccgcccagctgAAGAGGCCGTCCACGACGCCCGTGTTGAGCGCGTTCTCGGCGCCCacggacgagaaggacgggATGAAGAAGCAacccgtcgccgccttgaTCTCGTGCCAGTCGGCGGCGCTGCCGACGCCCTCGAACGTCGACACCACGGGCTGCCACCCGCGCTTGAAAtacgccggcgacgggccGAACTGGGGGACGGAGGGATGTCAGCTGCTGGCcggtcctcttcctcatcgttATCCGGGGGGGGGACACATATATGTGTGCTACTTACCCGGCTAAGGATGTCGATGACTCGCTCCTTGGGCCATGCTCCCGCTCCCTCGTAGTCAAACGATATGAGCAGCTTGAACCCGGTCtgctcggccgccgcgaagACGTCCGGGAGCTTTgcgatggcctcctcgtgGATGCCAAAGTTCAGAACAAAGGCATCAATGTGCGCTTCCTGGGCCAGCCTGATGTCGACCTTGAACTCGTCGACGGTGTAGTCACACGTGTTGCTCAGCTGGGATTTTTGTTTTTCGTCAGTCTGACAGTCTCATAGTCGGGCTACAACACCACCAGAGGAGGCCTcatctctcccccctcccccgcgTGGTTGACGCGTCACCCTCTCGACATACCATGAAATGGGCAAACACGGCCCGCTCAAACCCCTGAGCCGGCGGttgcggaggcggcgggtaatgctgctgttgctgctgctgctgctgctgctgctgctgctgcttctgagggtcatcgtcgccggtgATGGCcgcgatctcggcctcgatcttCTGTTTGGCCTCCTTGAAGAATTTCCTCATGATGATGGCAGTCTGCGTCGTTGTTTTGTGTTTTGACAAAGGGGGCGGGAAGTCGAAGAATCAATATTTACTCGACGCAATGACGCATTTCACCCGCCGGGCCGCTCCATTTAAAAATGACACGTGGAATGGGCGAAAGCTTCAGACCTTGGCAACTCAAGGCCGTATGAAAAGGGCCCCATTTTCTGCGGTAGCCGAGGGCTTAGCAACGTCCCGACTTACCCGACTATCTCGAGGCCATGGGTGAGTCTCTGGAGATGCTCTGCATACATAGATAGGCCATGGGGCCGTGGACTGtatagagagagagagcgagcgagagagagagagagagagacattATGTAGCACACACATCAACCGGGACCACAGACGTACCCTACCGTCAGCCACTTCATTCCAGTTCTAGCGCACTACAGGGCGTTCCGATCGTGGTACAGGGATGCTGCAGAGGCTAAACGGGACCAGCCCGGGTGCTATTTTCGTTCGCGGCACATGGGCCATGCTTGCTGGGCAGACGGACACTAATTAACCAACATAACTTGAGCTCGACTCGCTGCGAGAGAGCGCCGACAACCCTGAACTCATTCATCGTAACTGTCTTTTCCTTGGATCCGCCGACTGGGAGGGGCTCACACTGTTCATGATGTGTTGCACGTCTAGTTGATGTGTTAAAAGCGAGAGGCGTACACTTCTTATTAGGTGTTGCTTGATGAGCAAACGAACCAGAGAAAACGAGGGTTCCAGCATTAAAAAGAGATAAATTGCGACAAGCCCTGCTTGATTCGACAAAAGATCTTGTCCCTGGCAAGGCTCGAACTTGCGACCTTTGGATGTCCCTGGATGCTCCAGAGTCATATTGCTGTGATATGAGACCAACGCTCTTCCAACTGAGCCACAGAGACTGTGGAGATTGGTGATGGTACATGGAAGGAAGCCAAGTTGACCAAGAGGCGCCAGGCAAAGCTGCTCAATTATTCCGGTCCTTTCAGCTGCCGAGTGGAAGACACGGACAACCGATAGTCGAGAACGACTGGCTGCGATCCGGCACCGGTACGAACCTCATGGACAGCACGGGTTGATTGCTCCCGAATCATCCGGATTGCAAAGTGATCTGGGAAGCGCGCCAACACTGGCATCAGAGCCGGCGTGGTAAACATCGGAGCCGCTCCGATGCCGGAAAGCATCGACACTCGGCGCGGGGGGTGCGCTAACAGAGCGACTCACAGGCGGGTCATGAGCGAAATGGATGATagatggagagaggggaggggggtttcCGAGGAATGGCGACATTCCGTGTGCTTATCCGCGTCCCTCTGAGACGCGGATCCGATGCGGAGTAGCCGCCACCCCCGTCGTTCTACCACCAGGATCTCTGAGGCGTCCACTGCCGTCCAGTCAAGAGCCCGCCGTTACTCACGGCTTCTAAGAATACCTGGACAAGATCTTCCCGAGCAGAAGACAATCTACACGCAACTATCACATCTCTCAAGCCTCCCTGGCAACACTCATAAGAGACCTGCAGAACAAAACATGTCAACCACTACAACAGTgacggcctccgcccccgcaccggcaccggcaccggcaccagcGCAGCTGGGCTCGGCGCTGGACTctggaagggagggaagcGGCAAGGTCAAGAGACTTCATCAGATCCCGGTCCCCGAGACAAAAGAGGCGGCCCGACAATGGCAGCTTGAGCAGATGGCCGCCGCATTCCGCATCTTTGCCAAGCTGGGCTTCTCGGACGGAAGCAGTGGCCACATCAGCCTGAGAGGTGTGTTCACCCGCCCATAACACCAGCCGGAGAGAGAGGCCTCGATATCTACTCGTTGTGGGTTTCCGATACCCGGAGCTGACTGACTCCTCCCCCGTAAAGATCCCGTCAGACCAGACACGTTCTGGATCAACCCGTACGGCGTCCACTTTGGCGTGCTCAAGGTGTCCGACATGGTCCACATCGATGAGGACGGCAAccgcatcggcggcgccgacaagcCGGTCAACACGGCGGGATTCACCATTCACTCCGTGCTGCACAAGAGACGGCCGGATATCAACGCCGCCTGCCACATGCACAGCCCATACGGCCGCGCATGGAGCACATTCGGACGGCCCATTGAGATGTTAAACCAGGGTAGGTACAGGCCGCACGACCTCTTTATACATACGTGTAGACATACGTACAAACAGACAGACGGAaggacggacggacagacaCGCTAACTGCGCCATCCAAGACTCCTGCATGTTCTACAACGACCTCTCGGTCtacgccggcttcggcggcgtcgtgctggccaaggaggagggcgagcacatcgccgaggcgctgGGCCCGACCAACAAGAACGTCATCCTGCAGAACCACGGCCTCCTGACCGCCGGGGGCACCGTCGCGGAGGCGGCCGCCTACTtcatcgccctcgagcgGGCG
It includes:
- a CDS encoding Putative class II aldolase/adducin translates to MRSSRHPRRSTTRISEASTAVQSRARRYSRLLRIPGQDLPEQKTIYTQLSHLSSLPGNTHKRPAEQNMSTTTTVTASAPAPAPAPAPAQLGSALDSGREGSGKVKRLHQIPVPETKEAARQWQLEQMAAAFRIFAKLGFSDGSSGHISLRDPVRPDTFWINPYGVHFGVLKVSDMVHIDEDGNRIGGADKPVNTAGFTIHSVLHKRRPDINAACHMHSPYGRAWSTFGRPIEMLNQDSCMFYNDLSVYAGFGGVVLAKEEGEHIAEALGPTNKNVILQNHGLLTAGGTVAEAAAYFIALERACQTQLLVEQAAAPGTNGAAAGLRKTIVGHEEAQYTKDGTGTPEVMYMQFVPEYQMILKESGGDFLL
- a CDS encoding Putative glycoside hydrolase family 71; translation: MRKFFKEAKQKIEAEIAAITGDDDPQKQQQQQQQQQQQQQHYPPPPQPPAQGFERAVFAHFMLSNTCDYTVDEFKVDIRLAQEAHIDAFVLNFGIHEEAIAKLPDVFAAAEQTGFKLLISFDYEGAGAWPKERVIDILSRFGPSPAYFKRGWQPVVSTFEGVGSAADWHEIKAATGCFFIPSFSSVGAENALNTGVVDGLFSWAAWPHGNTRKLDEGLDASYRHFLGPHRPYMVAVSPWFYTNLPTWNKNWAWKGDDLWNDRWNEILAMRPEYVQILTWNDFGESHYIGPLHEKQFGAFEYGKAPFNYVRDMPHDGWRLLLPFLIDLYKYGTAAVTREGLVTWYRLHPGDAGDAGGTTGNTSSHGQELFHPAEIMEDKIVYSALLAGPAQVTVSVGGDAREGAWDDDGVPRGGVGVYHGSVPFDGRTGEVVVTVHRGGDVAVQVQGRPITTECSHGGMNNWNAWVGAANSHAETHAVAHL